The sequence below is a genomic window from Mycobacterium heidelbergense.
GTCGGCTCCTGCACCCGGCCGTCGTAGTTGGGAATGAAATCGACTGTTTCCTCGTCGATTTCGCGTAGCATCTCCATCGCCAGGGGAGTCAGCCGCGCTTCGGTGTTGTGGCTGACGAAACCATTGGTCAGGAACGCGTGGTCTTCGGTGTCGACGCGCAGGCTGTAGACGGGTTGCACGCCGGCTTCGGTCACCGAGGCGACCTTGGCGTAGTAGAACCGGCCGTCGGTCAGGTCGGTTGCGATGGCACGCACATCGGGATCGGCGATGCGCGAGAGGATCTCCTCGCCACTCGTTCGCCAACGTTGGATGCGGTCGACGTTGTGGCGATTGAGCCAGTCCTTATCGACCCAGCGGCTGCCGCAGTGCCTGCGAATGAACCGCGCCAACCCGGGAACGTGATCGCCATCCATGCCGGCGCACGGCGGCATGGAACCTAGGATCTTGGCGAGCTTTTCTTGCTTTGCGCCGCCGAAACCGACTCGCGTGGCGAACAACTCAGCCTGAGCCCGGTTGGTGATGACGACCTTGTGCTCGCCGACTGCCATCCGGTACCGGCGCGTGACGATCCCGAACTCCAGCAGCATCTGCTGCACGTCCTTGGCCAACCGTTCGCTACGCGTCGAGTACGAAATCTGAATGGTATTTCGCGGCAACGCAGAGCACGATCCATCGCCCTCGAACAGCGCCTGCAGGAATACGCGCTTGACGACGGCGGGGGAGTGCCACAGCCAGTCGGGAACAGACTTGTCGGCCGACCGCCGCCCGCACAAGTCACCGAGTCGTGTCTTCTTCAGTTCCTTGATGTTGTGAATGTCGAGCTCGTGCAGTGTCGAGCCCGAGGCGATCCGGCGAGAGGATACATAGCGCCGGCCTCCGACGACCGCGTCGTACGCGCCGACGACCATGGTGAAGTAGTCATGGTCGCAGTTGTTGAATCCGGCGCGCGTCTCGGATACAAAACCCTCGCTGATAAAGGCTCCCAGCAGCAGTGCCTCCATCGTGGAATGCCAGTCGGCGGGTCCGAACTCCACCGGCGGGGTCCGTTGCAAGACGACGTGGTCATCGGGACGGATCTCTTCGATGAGTTTCCACAGCAGCGTGGGCACGCCGGCGACGTCGACCAGGCACAGCAACGGGTGGTTCGATGTCCCCGTGACTTCATACCCTTCGGCGGTGCGCACCGTGTAGGTCTGATGTTCGCCGGAATGGAACAGGCGATCCGCCATGACCGGGTCGCCGTGTCGGTCAAGAACCTTCAACTCGACGGCATTATCCGAATTTGGGCGGCCTGCGGGGACGACATCGCCGATCCGCACCGACTGCCCAAATGGCAAGCGCACCAATGCATCCCCGGTACAGCAATAGCGCATGGCGGCCGGTGGGTCGTTGCCCGGAGAGCCAAAGTTGCCCTGCCCGTCGACCAATGGATACCGCAGCGACCACGGCTGCGCCATCCGCACCAGGGTGTCGTAAATCGACGCGTCGCCGTGCGGGTGGTAATTACCCATCGTCTCGGCCACCGAGCGCGCCGACTTGGCGTGGCTGCGGTCCGGGCGGAACCCGGAATCGAACATCGCATACAGCACTCGGCGGTGCACCGGCTTGAGCCCGTCGCGCACCTCGGGCAGCGCGCGACCCACGATCACGCTCATCGCATAGTCGATGTAGCTGCGCTGCATCTCCTGCTGGATGTCTACCGGCTCGATCCGGTCGACGGGTTCGTCGCCGGGTGGCAGCGTGGTGTCGGTCATCTAATCCTCGTTTGTAATCGAACGTGAGACACGTCAGACATCCAGGAAGCGAACGTCCTTGGCGTTGCGGGTGATAAAGCTGCGGCGCGCGTCGACGTCCTCGCCCATCAGGATGGAGAACAGCTCGTCGGCGGCCGCCGCGTCGTCGAGGGTGACCTGGCGCAGCACCCGCACGGACGGGTCCATCGTGGTTTCCCACAGCTCCTTGGCGTCCATTTCGCCCAGACCCTTGTAGCGCTGGATGCCGTCTTCCTTGTTGATCTTCTTGCCGGCCTTCAGCCCCGCCTCCAACAGGCCGTCACGCTCACGGTCGGAGTACGCGAACTCGGGATCGCTACGCTGCCACTTCAGCTTGTACAGGGGCGGCTGCGCCAAGAACACGTGCCCGTTTTCGATCAGTGGTCGCATGAACCGGAACAACAGCGTCAACAGCAGTGTCGAAATGTGTTGCCCGTCAACGTCGGCGTCGGCCATCAGCACGATCTTGTGGTAGCGCAGCCTGGCGATGTCGAACTCGTCGTGAATCCCCGTGCCCAGCGCGGTGATGATCGCCTGGACTTCGGTGTTCTTCAGCACCCGGTCGATGCGCGCCTTCTCGACGTTGATGATCTTGCCGCGCAGCGGGAGGATCGCCTGGAACATCGAGTCGCGGCCGCTCTTGGCCGAGCCGCCGGCCGAGTCACCCTCCACCACATACAGTTCCGACCTTCTAGGGTCGGTCGAGCGGCAGTCCGCGAGCTTGCCCGGCAGCCCACCCAGATCGGTGGCGCTCTTGCGGCGCACCAACTCTCGGGCCTTGCGCGCCGCTATCCGCGCCTGGGCCGACGACACCGCCTTGTTCACAACCGTTTTCGCGTCCGACGGGTTGGCTTCGAACCAGTGCGTGAGCTGTTCGTTGCAGACCTTCTGCACGAACGACTTGACCTCGGTGTTGCCCAGCTTGGTTTTGGTCTGGCCCTCGAATTGCGGTTCGCTGACCTTGACGGAAATGACCGCGGCCAGGCCTTCCCGGATGTCGTCGCCGGTGAGGTTGGGGTCCTTGTCCTTCAGGAGTTTGCGGTCCTTGGCGTATTTGTTCACCACCGACGTCAACGCGCTGCGGAAGCCCTCCTCGTGGGTGCCGCCCTCGTGGGTGTTGATGGTGTTGGCGAAGGTGTGCACCGACTCCGAGTAGCCGGCGTTCCACTGCATCGCGATTTCGACCTCGTGGCCCGGTCCCTTGCCGGAGAAATCCACGATGCTGTTGTGAATCGGGCTCTTGGTCCGGTTGATGTGCTTGACGAAGTCCACCAGGCCGCCCGGGTAGTGAAACGTGCGGTGCTTGACCTTGTGCGAGCCGGTCGCCTTTTCTTCGGCGGACTTGGGTGCCTCGGCGGTATCGCTGACGACGTCGTCGACGACCTCCTCGTCGCTGACCCGCTCGTCGGTGAAATGGATCGTCAAACCCTTGTTCAGGAAAGCCATTTCCTGAAGTCGGCGCGCCACCGTCTCGAAGTCGTACTCGGTGGTTTCGAAGATGTCGGGGTCGGCCCAGAACCTGACCCTGGTGCCCGTCTTCTTGGTGGCCTCACCCTGTTTGAGGGTCCCCGGCACGGCGTGGTCATAGAACTGCGACCACTCGTACCCATCTCGGGCGATATCGACCTCCAGGCGGTTCGACAGCGCGTTGACCACCGACACACCCACCCCGTGCAAGCCGCCACTGACGTTGTAGCCGCTGTTCTCCCCCCCGAACTTGCCGCCGGCGTGGAGTTGGGTCATCACCACGTCGACGGTCGGGATGCCGGTGGCGTGCGTCGCGACGGGGATACCGCGCCCGTTGTCGGCGACCTCGACGCCGCCGTCGTTGAGCAACCGCACATCCACCTGGCTGGCGTAACCGGCCATCGCCTCGTCCACCGAGTTGTCGACGACCTCCCACACCAGGTGGTGCAGTCCGCGTTCGCCGGTCGACCCGATGTACATGCCGGGGCGTTTGCGGACCGCTTCCAATCCCTCGAGGACGGTGATCTGCGCGGCACCGTATTCGTCTTGCGGTTTTTTCTTTTGGGCAGCCACAGTCGGGATGCTCTCCTTGGGGTTGCATGCGAGCGGTCCAGTCACCGCAACGGTCGTACACTCCACTCTACCGTCATCGAGGGCCAGGACAGAGTTTCTGGCCGCGTTTCTACCTAGCTGACCGCGCCGTGTGAACGATATCTTCATTCATGGCGCGTCCCGACGTTTGCCACGCTGGTCCGTTTCGTCCTGGTGGCTCTCAGGCGCCTGTTAGTCAAGGCCCGACTGGGGATGGTCCGGGTTGGTGAACGCGTCAGCCGTAGGTGTCGCGAGGTCCCCTGCCGGAAACGTGTCGGGGCCCCTTCCGCCAGGACGGCGCGGCCGGCCCGGTGATTTTCAGCGACGTCACCACGCCGTTGCCGACCGCCGCCGCGATCTTGGCCAAAAGCTGCGCCTGGACCATCCGCAGCTGGGTCGCCCACGCGGTCGATTCGGCAGCCACACTGAGGACCCCGTCGTTCAAGGCAGTCGGGGTCGCGTGGTCCGCAATCTGCTGGCCCACCACCGACGACCAA
It includes:
- the gyrB gene encoding DNA topoisomerase (ATP-hydrolyzing) subunit B yields the protein MAAQKKKPQDEYGAAQITVLEGLEAVRKRPGMYIGSTGERGLHHLVWEVVDNSVDEAMAGYASQVDVRLLNDGGVEVADNGRGIPVATHATGIPTVDVVMTQLHAGGKFGGENSGYNVSGGLHGVGVSVVNALSNRLEVDIARDGYEWSQFYDHAVPGTLKQGEATKKTGTRVRFWADPDIFETTEYDFETVARRLQEMAFLNKGLTIHFTDERVSDEEVVDDVVSDTAEAPKSAEEKATGSHKVKHRTFHYPGGLVDFVKHINRTKSPIHNSIVDFSGKGPGHEVEIAMQWNAGYSESVHTFANTINTHEGGTHEEGFRSALTSVVNKYAKDRKLLKDKDPNLTGDDIREGLAAVISVKVSEPQFEGQTKTKLGNTEVKSFVQKVCNEQLTHWFEANPSDAKTVVNKAVSSAQARIAARKARELVRRKSATDLGGLPGKLADCRSTDPRRSELYVVEGDSAGGSAKSGRDSMFQAILPLRGKIINVEKARIDRVLKNTEVQAIITALGTGIHDEFDIARLRYHKIVLMADADVDGQHISTLLLTLLFRFMRPLIENGHVFLAQPPLYKLKWQRSDPEFAYSDRERDGLLEAGLKAGKKINKEDGIQRYKGLGEMDAKELWETTMDPSVRVLRQVTLDDAAAADELFSILMGEDVDARRSFITRNAKDVRFLDV